A genome region from Panicum virgatum strain AP13 chromosome 4K, P.virgatum_v5, whole genome shotgun sequence includes the following:
- the LOC120702585 gene encoding translation factor GUF1 homolog, mitochondrial has product MAGAAALRRAARRIARHVATAHSLSRNALQRPERLLSSQASPEHGPRGAVSGSELALYPPERVRNFSIIAHVDHGKSTLADRLLELTGTIQKGHGQPQYLDKLQVERERGITVKAQTATMFYRHTTASQESDAPRYLLNLIDTPGHVDFSYEVSRSLAACQGALLVVDAAQGVQAQTIANFYLAFESNLSIIPVINKIDQPTADPDNVKDQLKRLFDIDPSEALLTSAKTGKGLEHVLPAVIERIPSPPGKCDSPVRMLLLDSYYDEYKGVICHVAVVDGALRKGDKIASAATGRAYEVLDVGIMHPELTPTGVLYTGQVGYVISGMRSTKEARIGDTLHQAKSTVEPLPGFKPAKHMVFSGLYPADGSDFEALSHAIEKLTCNDASVSVTKETSNALGMGFRCGFLGLLHMDVFHQRLEQEYGAQVISTIPTVPYIFEYGDGSKVQVENPAALASNPGKRVAACWEPTVIATIIIPSEYVGPVIMLCSERRGEQLEYTFIDAQRALLKYRLPLKEIIVDFYNELKGITSGYATFDYEDSEYQQSDLVKMDILLNGQPVDAMATIVHNQKAQRIGRELVEKLKKFIERQMFEITIQAAIGSKVIARETLSAMRKNVLAKCYGGDITRKKKLLEKQKEGKKRMKRVGSVDIPQEAFHELLKVSNSK; this is encoded by the exons atggccggcgccgccgcgctccggcgagccgctcgCCGGATTGCGCGGCACGTCGCCACCGCCCACTCCCTGTCCCGCAACGCGCTCCAGCGGCCCGAGCGCCTCCTCTCGTCTCAGGCGTCGCCGGAGCACGGGCCCCGCGGTGCGGTGTCCGGGTCCGAGCTGGCGCTGTACCCGCCGGAGCGGGTCCGGAACTTCTCGATCATCGCGCACGTCGACCACGGCAAGTCGACGCTCGCGGACCGGCTGCTGGAGCTCACCGGCACCATCCAGAAGGGCCATGGCCAGCCCCAGTACCTCGACAAGTTGCAA GTTGAGAGAGAAAGGGGAATTACAGTCAAAGCACAAACAGCAACTATGTTCTATAGGCACACTACTGCGTCCCAGGAATCAGATGCGCCAAGATATTTGCTTAATCTGATCGACACGCCAGGCCATGTGGATTTCAGCTATGAGGTATCCAGGTCCCTTGCAGCTTGCCAGGGTGCTCTTTTAGTAGTTGATGCAGCACAAGGTGTACAAGCTCAAACAATTGCCAACTTTTACCTTGcatttgaatcaaatttgagcATCATTCCTGTGATTAACAAGATTGATCAGCCAACTGCTGATCCAGATAATGTAAAGGATCAATTGAAGCGGTTATTTGACATTGATCCAAGTGAAGCTCTGCTCACTTCTGCCAAGACTGGTAAAGGCCTTGAACATGTTTTACCTGCTGTTATTGAACGCATACCTTCTCCACCTGGGAAATGCGATTCACCTGTACGGATGTTGCTTCTGGATTCCTACTATGATGAATACAAAGGAGTGATTTGCCATGTTGCTGTTGTTGATGGTGCTCTGCGTAAAGGTGATAAGATTGCATCAGCTGCAACTGGCCGTGCATACGAAGTTCTGGATGTTGGCATTATGCACCCTGAGCTTACACCTACTGGAGTGCTCTACACTGGACAAGTTGGGTATGTTATTAGTGGAATGCGTTCAACTAAAGAAGCACGCATTGGTGATACCCTTCACCAGGCAAAGAGCACTGTTGAGCCACTTCCTG GTTTCAAGCCTGCGAAACACATGGTCTTCTCTGGTCTCTATCCTGCTGATGGTTCTGACTTCGAAGCTCTTAGCCATGCGATTGAGAAACTAACATGTAATGATGCAAGTGTCTCTGTTACAAAAGAGACAAGCAATGCACTTGGCATGGGATTCAG ATGTGGCTTCCTAGGATTGCTGCACATGGATGTATTCCATCAACGGCTTGAGCAA GAATATGGAGCTCAAGTCATATCGACCATACCAACCgtaccatatatttttgaatatgGTGATGGAAG CAAGGTACAAGTTGAGAACCCTGCTGCTTTGGCTTCGAATCCTGGAAAGCGTGTAGCAGCCTGTTGGGAGCCCACAGTTATTGCAACAATCATTATCCCTAGTGA GTATGTTGGGCCTGTCATTATGCTTTGCTCAGAAAGGAGGGGCGAACAGCTAGAATATACATTTATTGATGC CCAAAGGGCTCTGTTGAAGTACCGATTACCATTGAAGGAGATAATTGTGGACTTCTACAATGAGTTGAAAGGCATTACCTCTGGCTATGCTACTTTTGACTATGAAGATTCCGA ATACCAACAATCTGATCTAGTTAAGATGGACATCCTTCTTAATGGCCAACCTGTTGATGCTATGGCAACTATAGTGCATAATCAGAAGGCTCAGCGGATTGGAAGGGAATTAGTGGAGAAGCTCAAGAAATTTATAGAAAG GCAAATGTTTGAGATCACCATACAAGCAGCAATTGGTTCAAAGGTTATCGCAAGGGAAAC CCTGTCAGCAATGAGGAAGAATGTTCTGGCCAAGTGCTATGGTGGTGACATTACTAGAAAGAAGAAGTTGCTAGAGAAGCAAAAGGAAGGCAAAAAGCGCATGAAACGCGTGGGATCTGTTGACATTCCTCAGGAAGCATTCCATGAGCTACTGAAAGTCTCCAATTCAAAATAG
- the LOC120704993 gene encoding pectate lyase-like, with protein sequence MAAGLIIRSPLPPVLLFCVLATAAAAATNVTTSDEEYWAARAEEAAASNRAAYVSDPVAALNRFNAETLRATSRRSLARYRGPCVATNPIDRCWRCRADWAADRRRLAQCARGFGHRAAGGAAGKIYVVTDASDDEMVIPRKGTLRYGAIQDRPLWIVFARDMVVRLRQELIVSSNKTIDGRGAQVHIVGAQITLQSVAHVIIHGVHIHDAAPHSGGVIRDSKRHHGLRSRSDGDGISVLSSSHVWIDHVSMYRCADGLVDVVNGSTGITVSNSHFTKHDHVMLFGASNDSPQDAAMQVTVAFNHFGKGLVQRMPRCRYGFFHVVNNDYTHWRMYAIGGNKNPTIISQGNRFIAPDDPNAKEVTKREYTPYAEYKDWVWKSQGDVMMNGAFFNESGGQNERKYDQLDFVPAKHGSYVGQLTRFAGALTCRVGHPC encoded by the coding sequence ATGGCGGCGGGGTTAATAATAAGGAGCCCCCTGCCGCCCGTTCTTCTCTTCTGCGTcctcgccacggccgccgcggcggcgaccaaTGTCACCACCTCCGACGAGGAGTACTGGGCGGCGCGcgccgaggaggccgccgccagcAACCGCGCGGCCTACGTCAGCGACCCCGTCGCCGCCCTGAATCGCTTCAACGCGGAGACGCTCCGGGCCACGTCGCGGCGGTCCCTGGCGCGGTACCGGGGCCCGTGCGTGGCGACCAACCCCATCGACCGCTGCTGGCGGTGCCGCGCCGACTGGGCGGCagaccggcggcggctggcgcagTGCGCGCGCGGGTTCGggcaccgcgccgccggcggcgcggccgggaaGATCTACGTGGTGACCGACGCGAGCGACGACGAGATGGTGATCCCGCGCAAGGGCACGCTCCGGTACGGCGCGATCCAGGACCGGCCGCTGTGGATCGTGTTCGCGCGCGACATGGTGGTGCGGCTCCGGCAGGAGCTCATCGTGAGCAGCAACAAGACCATCGACGGGCGCGGCGCGCAGGTGCACATCGTCGGCGCGCAGATCACGCTGCAGAGCGTGGCGCACGTGATCATCCACGGCGTCCACATCCACGACGCGGCGCCGCACTCGGGCGGCGTGATCCGCGACTCGAAGCGCCACCACGGGCTGCGCTCCCggagcgacggcgacggcatCTCCGTGCTCTCCTCCAGCCACGTCTGGATCGACCACGTCTCCATGTACCGGTGCGCCGACGGGCTCGTCGACGTGGTGAACGGCTCCACGGGGATCACCGTCTCCAACAGCCACTTCACCAAGCACGACCACGTGATGCTGTTCGGCGCCAGCAACGACAGCCCGCAGGACGCGGCGATGCAGGTCACCGTCGCCTTCAACCACTTCGGCAAGGGGCTCGTGCAGCGGATGCCCAGGTGCCGCTACGGCTTCTTCCACGTGGTGAACAACGACTACACGCACTGGCGGATGTACGCCATCGGCGGCAACAAGAACCCCACCATCATCAGCCAGGGCAACAGGTTCATCGCCCCCGACGACCCCAACGCCAAGGAGGTGACCAAGAGGGAGTACACGCCCTACGCCGAGTACAAGGACTGGGTGTGGAAGTCGCAGGGGGACGTCATGATGAACGGGGCCTTCTTCAACGAGTCCGGCGGCCAGAACGAGCGCAAGTACGACCAGCTCGACTTCGTCCCGGCCAAGCACGGGAGCTACGTCGGCCAGCTCACCAGGTTCGCCGGCGCGCTCACGTGCCGCGTCGGCCACCCGTGCTAA